In Phlebotomus papatasi isolate M1 chromosome 1, Ppap_2.1, whole genome shotgun sequence, the following proteins share a genomic window:
- the LOC129804089 gene encoding 60S ribosomal protein L30, producing the protein MVTQKKQKKALESINARLALVMKSGKYCLGYKQTLKTLRQGKAKLIIIANNTPPLRKSEIEYYAMLAKTGVHHYSGNNIELGTACGRYYRVCTLSITDAGDSDIIRTLPETQTQ; encoded by the exons ATGGTTACACAAAAGAAGCAG AAAAAGGCTTTGGAGAGCATCAATGCTCGTTTGGCTCTTGTGATGAAATCCGGAAAGTACTGCCTGGGATACAAGCAGACCCTCAAGACCCTGCGCCAGGGCAAGGCTAAATTGATCATCATTGCCAACAACACTCCGCCACTGAG GAAATCCGAGATTGAGTACTACGCCATGCTGGCCAAGACTGGTGTTCATCACTACAGTGGCAACAATATCGAGCTGGGAACTGCCTGTGGTCGCTACTACCGTGTCTGCACCCTCTCCATCACAGATGCCGGAGACTCAGACATCATTCGTACCCTTCCGGAAACCCAGACTCAATAA
- the LOC129804048 gene encoding very-long-chain (3R)-3-hydroxyacyl-CoA dehydratase 2 encodes MSSKATKNAPEGKKSKELSPIAKMYLILYNAGQVLGWGYMLYQLVAYYTIDSGSGKSLWNYLSLTVIVFQNAALLEIVHAAIGIVPSNVIITTFQVLSRVMVVCGVVMATPTGKESPGLPLALLAWSVTEIIRYGYYALNLVKNVPKIVTWLRYTTFIALYPIGVTGELLCFYWAQDYARSHGVWSVEMPNGWNGTFSYFYFLWFVMLLYIPLFPQMYLHMFAQRRKILGGGDKSKKH; translated from the exons ATGAGTTCAAAGGCCACCAAAAATGCCCCGGAAGGCAAGAAATCCAAGGAACTGTCACCAATTGCCAAGATGTACCTGATTCTCTACAATGCTGGTCAGGTTCTGGG ATGGGGTTATATGCTGTATCAGTTGGTGGCTTATTACACGATTGACAGTGGTTCGGGAAAGAGTTTGTGGAACTATCTTTCCCTCACGGTTATTGTCTTCCAGAATGCTGCATTGCTGGAG ATTGTCCATGCGGCTATTGGAATTGTTCCCAGTAATGTCATCATCACCACCTTTCAAGTTCTCTCCAGGGTGATGGTTGTCTGTGGAGTGGTGATGGCTACTCCCACTGGGAAGGAGTCTCCGGGTCTGCCACTGGCCTTGCTGGCATGGTCAGTGACAGAGATCATCCGCTATGGCTATTATGCCTTGAATCTCGTGAAGAATGTACCGAAGATTGTCACCTGGCTCCGATACACTACCTTCATCGCTCTCTATCCCATTGGTGTCACTGGGGAACTGCTCTGCTTCTACTGGGCACAGGACTATGCCCGGAGCCATGGAGTTTGGTCTGTGGAGATGCCAAATGGCTGGAATGGAACATTCTCCTATTTCTATTTCCTCTGGTTCGTCATGCTCCTCTACATTCCTCTCTTCCCTCAAATGTACCTGCATATGTTTGCCCAGAGACGAAAGATCCTTGGCGGAGGAGACAAGAGCAAGAAGCACTGA
- the LOC129804091 gene encoding UPF0729 protein AAEL015238: protein MVCVPCFIIPVLLFIWHRFIQPYVLRYWNPWEKKDEQGNVIKDESFPFTCKGGSCPFPAAKQKPQIAENSKPEETNRTEIAAEDKKND, encoded by the exons aTGGTTTGTGTTCCTTGCTTTATAATTCCAGTACTGTTGTTCATTTGGCACAGATTTATCCAGCC GTACGTCTTAAGATATTGGAATCCATGGGAGAAAAAAGATGAACAGGGAAATGTAATCAAAGACGAAAGTTTCCCATTCACTTGCAAAGGGGGAAGTTGTCCTTTTCCAGCTGCTAAACAGAAACCACAGATTGCTGAGAACAGTAAACCAGAAGAGACAAATCGGACAGAAATAGCTGCTGAGGATAAGAAAAATGACTAG
- the LOC129804055 gene encoding uncharacterized protein LOC129804055, with translation MGASTKTSRFAVGFTAVSFLFVLIAFVSPYWLQHDGLNRSPKFLNLGLWEVCFSHFQDINRWYDVRFKGCMWVFEEEYYIIHDFLLPSFFVATQFFFTICFTLLLVSLFLTALFLVSSKDDDRYIMLLLTNGAVQVIGAICGLIAVITFGARGDGRDWMPNWEHNNMGWAFALAVLGTMILFPAGILFLIEARKIKYKRLNEIGTREASSYSMDDRKMRPGASGHTDI, from the exons ATGGGAGCTAGCACGAAAACAAGTCGCTTTGCGGTAGGATTCACTGCCGTGTCCTTCCTGTTCGTCCTGATAGCCTTTGTGTCACCTTATTGGCTGCAGCACGATGGCCTCAACAGGTCTCCCAAGTTCCTGAATCTCG GACTCTGGGAGGTATGCTTCAGTCACTTCCAGGATATTAATCGATGGTACGATGTACGCTTCAAGGGTTGCATGTGGGTATTTGAGGAAGAGTACTACATCATTCACGATTTTCTGCTTCCGAGCTTCTTCGTGGCCACACAGTTCTTCTTTACCATCTGCTTCACCCTCCTGCTCGTGTCACTCTTCCTCACTGCCCTGTTTCTGGTGTCCTCCAAAGATGACGATCGCTACATCATGCTTCTCCTAACAAATGGAGCTGTCCAGGTGATTGGAGCAATCTGTGGCCTTATTGCCGTGATCACTTTTGGTGCCCGGGGTGATGGACGGGATTGGATGCCCAATTGGGAACATAATAATATGGGATGGGCTTTTGCTCTGGCCGTCCTTGGTACCATGATCCTCTTCCCAGCTGGCATTCTCTTCCTCATTGAAGCTCGAAAGATCAAGTACAAGCGACTCAACGAAATTGGCACCAGAGAAGCCAGTTCCTACAGCATGGATGATCGTAAGATGCGTCCAGGAGCCAGTGGACACACTGACATATAA
- the LOC129804084 gene encoding methylated-DNA--protein-cysteine methyltransferase, constitutive, whose product MISHTCGLIESPLGQMVATVTADNRLEKLEFRDRYKGPALDEAEVLKSTKKHRILQQTQKELDEYFAGKRQEFTVPLVDEDHHLLAVPYGKTWTYQELAEFMGMPKAFRHAGRVCKTNNVCIIIPCHRVVAKSGIVNYGAGPERKTFLLELESKVIQGKLK is encoded by the coding sequence ATGATTTCCCACACTTGCGGTTTAATTGAGTCTCCATTGGGCCAGATGGTGGCCACTGTCACTGCAGACAATCGCTTGGAGAAGCTGGAGTTCCGCGACAGATACAAAGGGCCGGCATTGGACGAAGCAGAAGTGCTCAAAAGCACAAAAAAGCATCGGATTTTGCAGCAAACACAGAAAGAATTGGATGAATACTTTGCTGGGAAGAGGCAGGAATTCACAGTGCCACTTGTGGACGAAGATCACCATCTCCTGGCTGTCCCTTACGGTAAAACATGGACTTACCAGGAATTGGCAGAATTCATGGGAATGCCAAAGGCTTTCCGGCATGCTGGAAGAGTCTGCAAAACCAACAATGTATGCATCATAATTCCATGCCATAGAGTGGTAGCCAAAAGTGGAATTGTCAACTACGGAGCTGGTCCTGAACGCAAAACATTCCTGCTGGAACTCGAGTCCAAGGTCATTCAGGGAAAACTCAAGTAA